Below is a genomic region from Candidatus Neomarinimicrobiota bacterium.
TACCCACCCAACTCCGATACAGGAACAATCCATCCCCATTTTATTGCAGGGAAAAGACTTGCTGGGTAGCGCCCAAACGGGCACAGGTAAGACTGCAGCCTTTGCTATTCCCATTCTTCAATTATTGTATCAGGAACAAAAACGGACCAATAGACTGCGTAAAATTAGAACACTTGTGGTCACTCCTACCAGAGAACTGGCCATCCAGATTGGAGAAAGTTTCACTGTTTATGGTAAATATACCGGTGTAAAAAATACGGTCATTTTCGGTGGGGTGAAACAAGGCAAACAAACGGATGCGCTTCGCAAAGGGGTCGATGTTTTAGTCGCCACCCCTGGACGGTTGCTGGATCTCATGGGTCAGGGTTTCATATCTTTAAAGGATGTTGAATATTCTGTCCTCGATGAGGCTGACCGCATGCTGGATATGGGGTTCATCCATGATATTCGTAAGATCATTGCTAAACTGCCGGCCAGGAGACAGTCCCTTTTCTTCTCTGCAACCATGCCGCCTGATATTGTCGCGCTTTCACAAAAACTACTGGGCAGTCATCCGGAGAAAGTGGCAGTAACCCCGGATCAAACAACTGCAGAGAAAGTGAAGCAGGCGGTTTACTTCGTGAGTAAAAAAAGCAAAGTTAAACTACTGATCCACCTGATGAAGACAGAATCACCTGATTCTGTTCTGGTTTTCTCCAGGACAAAACACGGTGCCAATAAAATTGTACGTTTACTGGATAAAGCTGGCGTAACAGCTGAAGCCATCCATAGCAATAAATCACAAACTGCTCGACAACGCGCATTGGGAAATTTCAAAAAAGGAACAACTCCTGTTTTGGTGGCAACCGATATAGCCGCCCGGGGAATTGATGTAGATGAGCTGGCCTATGTGATCAATTATGATCTACCAAATATTCCAGAAACGTATATCCACCGCATAGGTAGAACCGGCCGGGCAGGCCTGAGCGGAATCGCGGTATCCTTCTGTGATGGTGAAGAAAGACTATTTCTGCGGGACATTCAAAAGCTGATCGGCCAAAAGATCCCAGTGATCAAGGATCATCCTTTTAAGAATGAGACAGAAACAGCAGAGGTCGCAAGTGACTCAGTCACTCTGACAGGTCGGCAACGCCAACAAGCATTAAAGAAAACCAGTGGGAGTGATCAAAAACGCCGTAGATCGCGTTCCAGGAAGCGGTTCTAAGGCGACTTTTTGCCGCGGATAGACACAGATAAAATGAAATTGATGCGACCAGAATATATTAAGAGAAGAGAATAAATCGACCGAAATGGTCATAAGGATAGAAACATGAAAACATTTGAAGAAGCCGGCCTCCTTGATGATGTGCTCAATGCCATTGCAGAGCTTGGTTTCCAAACACCAACACCTATTCAGGAAAAAACTATTCCACACATGCTTTCATCTGACCGGGATATTATAGCTTCTGCACAAACTGGAACCGGTAAAACTGCGGCCTTTGGTTTACCCATTGTACAGTTAACCAAACGGGAAGATAAACGAACCCAAACCTTGATCCTGTGCCCCACCCGGGAGCTGTGCATCCAGATCACCAAAGATATGACGAACTACTCCAAATATCTTAAAGGCTTGGGTATTGTTCCTGTCTATGGTGGAGCCAGTATTGATACACAACTACGTGCATTGAGAAAAGAAGCTCAGGTTGTGGTGGCTACACCCGGCAGGGCTATGGATTTGATTAAACGAAAAAAATTAGTCCTGAAAAATGTTGAGCGAGTGGTTCTTGATGAGGCAGATGAAATGCTCAGCATGGGTTTCAAGGAGGATCTTGAAGCTATTTTAGCTGAGACCCCGGAAGAACGACAGGTCCTGTTATTCTCTGCTACTATGCCCCGGGCAATAATGAATATCACTAAAAAATATATGTTCGATCCAATCCAGCTTGCAGTTGCCAAAGTTGACACGGCTGCTGCAAATATAAAACACATGTATTACATGGTGCATGCCCATGATCGGTATGAGCTGCTAAAACGGGTTGCTGATATAAACCCCGATATTTATGGAATAGTATTCTGTCGCACTCGCCGTGAGACAAAAGAAGTTGCTAGCAAATTAATGCATGATGGCTACAACGCAGATGCCTTGCATGGTGAATTATCGCAAGCCCAGCGTGATGAGGTCATGGGACAATTCAGGAATCATCGTTTACAGATATTGGTTGCCACAGATGTAGCGGCCCGGGGTTTGGATGTTAATGATTTGACCCATATCATTAACTATAATTTGCCAGATGATGCTGAAATCTATATCCACCGTAGCGGAAGAACGGGTCGGGCAGGTAAAAGTGGAATCTCGATTGCTATTATTCATACTCGAGAATTCAGCAGGATCAGAGTTATTGAGAAAAGGTATAAGATCACATTCGCCAAACAGACCGCTCCTACGGGTAAGGATATTTGCACCAAGCAGTTGTACACTCTCATTGATAAAATTGAAAAAGTTAAGGTTGATGAACAGCAGATCGAGCCATTCTTACCCGCAATATTGAAGAAGCTTGAATGGCTGAGTCGGGAAGATTTGATAAAACACTTTGTCTCAGCAGAATTTAATCGTTTTCTGGATTACTACAAAAATGCTAGAGATATCAATGTTTCCAATAGCCCGAAAACGCAGAAGAAGAAGAGCCGGAATGAAAGGCGTAAGACTTTATTTGCTCGCTTGTTTATCAATGTGGGATCTGTTAACGGCTTAAATCCTACTCGTCTGATCGGCCTGATCAACCAGGCGCTGGACTCTGGAGATGCCACCGTTGGCAGCATTGAGGTGATGAAAAAATTTGCTTTTTTTGAGGTCGATGCTGCAGTTGAAATGAAGCTGACAAAAGCCATGAATGAGATGACCTTTGATGGTGTTTCACTAGCGGTAGAAGCATCCCAGGCAAAACCACCAGGAGCCACTAAATCAACTGAATGGCCGCCAAAGAAAAAAAGAGGTTATCCCAAACGGGATAGTCGGAGTGGTGATCGGAAAAAACGCAGTTCAGGTGGGCGTCGGAATCGCAGAAAATAGGGACTAATAGTTGTAATTCAGTTTGAACGGTTGCCTATAGTTATGGTTCTTCCCCTAAATGCGTTCCTGGGGTCATAGGAAGAAGCGTCAAAATGGTGAATGAGACCTGATTTATCTGCTAAAGAAATATCCCGAAGGCGGTGCATTGAGCCTTGTCGAAATGGATTAAATATGAATAGCTACCCGGCATAGCTGGAAGCGACGCCGGGTGGCTATTCTTGTTTTTCCCTTTCAGGGAATTTAATCCAGGTTAGAATTGGAACTTGCTACCTACCTTGATTGAAGAGAAAGAATTTTATTCCTGTTAATCGAAGAACAATATTCAGGTATAGGTACGCATTATGACGATGAGCCATAATATTTACTACAAATTAGTTTTGTTACACCTGCTTAAGCGGGAATTCGTGATTCATAATCTTGTCTGCAGCTCCAAGACGAACGTGCACAAAAATTTTAATCTTCTCTGACAGAGCAGTGACTTCATCATCGGGCAGATTTAGAAATGCTTCGAGTTGTTGCTCGGTTTTGATCACCGTGGAGAGCTGTGCTTCTACCAGATCTATGGCTTCAGCGAGGATATCGTACTTGGGGCCATGAGCACAGGGAATATTGTAGATAGCTGGTTCGGTTACCGAATGGACCCCTGTGGAGAACCCAGCACCAATAAAGGCCAATCGAGCATATTTATAAAGATCTGCTAGCTGTCCGACCCGGTTCCAGATGATGACCGGTTCATGAGCATATTGATCAAGCTCCGTTCTGCGGATAGACTTGAGCATGGTTCGGTAAAGGGCAACTTCCCAGGGGATGAGATCCCTTTCATGTACTTCATGGGGGACGATGATATGCAGATAATCCTTAGTAGCCAGGGATTTGGAGATTGCTCCGGTTACAACATCAAGATCAGAAGTGACGACTGACCCATACACAATGACCTGTCGGTCAGAAATGGTTTTAGCAGAAATCATTTCCGAATCATTGGTTTTAGCTCGTTCATTAACTTGGTCGAACCTTGAGTCACCCACCACATCAATAGGACCCTTATAGAGCACCTTAAGAAGGCTTTTAAGAGATTCGGAACCAGTGTAGACATGGTCGATATGCTGGAAAATACCTCGATTGAACTGTCTTATCACCGGCTTTAGGCGAGTTGAGTCCTGATACAGGTTGGCATTGATCAAAATATTCCGAACTTTATTTCGATGAAGAACCAATTGCAAATTTGGCCAGATATCATGACGTGTGTTGATCATGAGTGAGGGTGACAAGGCTGTTACAAAACGATACACTCGGGGGTAAATGTCCCAGGGTAGAAAACAGACACCATCAAAGCGTGTGTCGTGAGATACCTTATAATAAATAGTAGCTGAGGTAAAGGTCTGGAAAATGTAAACATTCAGCTTGCGTATCCTGGATAGGAGTGGTTGAATTTGTTCAAACTCACCAGCAGACGCAGCGTGTAGCCACACAACTGGTTTTGGATCAAGTTTTACTTTATTATTAAAACTGAGCAGAATCCTGTTAATGTCTTTTTGACCAGCCAGACTTCCGCCAAGTTTATCGTTAAAGAAAGCGACAATCCAGACAACAGGAAGAGCCAGTAATAGAGTAAGGTTATATATTAAGTAAAAGAAAAAACTCATTGATCCTGAGAGGCAAGAATAATATCAGCAAACTCACGAAAAGCGCCATCACCACCTACGCGATCAAGCAGGATATCTGGTTTCAAGAGATGAAAAGCCGGAGAGCTGGATGGTGAGGCAGTTAAACCCGCTACCTGCATAACGGTATAATCGTTAACATCATCACCAATGTAAGCGACTTGATCAGGAGTTAGTTTATACTTATCGAGCAATATTTCGAAGACAGTAAGTTTATCATCTATACCAAGAAAAACATCCTTGAGTTTCAGCTTCTTTGCGCGAGCGGCCACAGCAGGTGATTTCTCACCAGTGATGATGGCAGTGGGAATGCCAGCCTCACTAAGCAGAGAAGTAGCAATTCCATCATAGGTGCTGAAAGCCTTCATGAACTCTCCAGTACCAGTATAATACATCTTGGCATCTGTCCAGACACCATCGATATCGGTAACAACAAGTTTGATCTTACCCGCTTTGGATTTTAGTTCATTTGAGATCATTCATTTCTCCTGGAGGTCGTTTATAATACCAATTGAATTAATAGTGCAGGTTGGAGGTGCGCTTGGTATAAATAGTTCTTGTTGTACAGCAGAAGAGGTCACCAGTTAATATCTTCATCCTTCAAGACAACATCAGCAGCAATATCACGGGTGACACTTTTACCAATGATCTGGTCCAGGCGTACGGGTGAAATTCCATTTCCAGGTCCCTTGGTTGTCAACATGTTCCTCTGGAGAAGTGTACCAGCGGCAATTGCAGAAACAGAAACAATGCTTTTCGACAATTTCTTAAAGATCGGTAACTCGGATGCTTGCACCTCTTTGGTTCCGCTTCCAAAAGCAGCCTCAATGTGGCGAATATCCCGAACCATTTTTTCAAAACCTCCAGGCTCCAGAGAGGCAGCATGGTCGCCGCCTTTCATGGTGCGATCCAACGTGAAGTGTCGCTCAACAATCTTAGCTCCCAAAGCAACAGCGGCTTCGGTGATGGCTATTCCAAGCTCGTGACCAGAATAACCGATAACTGAATCAGGGAAAGCTTTCCGGAAAGTATTGATCACTTCCAGATCGATCTCCTCAAAAGAGGATGGGTAAGTAGAGGTACACTGCAAAATGGCAATTTGCGGATTAAGCTGTGAGACTGCATCCAAAGCAGTTTGAACCATTTTCATGTTAGCCATGCCCGTTGAGAGAACCATGGGTTTGCCCTTGCGGGCTGTGTGGGTCAGGAGGGGTAGATTGGTTAGATCTGCTGAAGCCATTTTAAAGAAAGGAACCCCCAGGTCCTCCAGGAAATCAATACTTTCCTCATCCCAGCCTGATGCGATGAAATCAACTTCCAATTCATCTGCGTACGCCTTTAATGTGCGGTATTCAGATTCTGAGAGTTCTAAAGCGCGCTTGTGCTCACCATAAGTTTTGCCGAAAGAGTTACGGTTTTCATACGGCATCTCCAGACCTTCACGGGTCAGGATCCTTTGGATACTACGCTTTTGAAATTTAACTGCATTGGTCCCCGCGGCCGCAGCTTCATAAATAAGTTTTTTTGCTATGGCAACATCACCTTGATGGTTAATGCCTATTTCGGCGATGATGTATACAGGCTGACCAGCCCCTGCTTTTTTTGTACCTAATTGTATTGTTGACAACTTTGCCTCGCTTAGTGTGTTAAATCAATTCAAAAAATTCCGGCTTCAAAATAGAATAGATATTCCGATCTACGTTAAAAAAAATGACGGCCTGTTCGTAAATATTGAGGATCTACCAAAAAGTCTAACCCCAAAGTACACAGAGCCTGGACACAGCAAAAGCGATTACTTAATCAATTTTTGCGGCAGAATTTTCCAACAGTTGAAAATCCAGTTCAGTATCGATCTCCAGACTGTACTTTTCGGGAAAGATTGTGTATCCGATTTGGCCACCAAGACGATTTTTTGAATTTGCAAAATGTTTTCGGGTAAAAATGTAAACTGATCCGTTTTCAACATAGCGGATATCGTCTTCAGTCATATCCTGTCTCCGTGGACGGTTTAAATAATCATATTCTGCCTGGGCTTTGGATCCATCCACCTTCCAGAAAAACCGATGGGTGGGTGAGATGCTGAGGAGTGAATCAAACCCTTGATCCTGAAAATGCTGCAATGCCTTATCCAGGGAGCCAGTCGGGCGTAATGGACTGGTGGCCTGTAACAAAACGATGATATCGGGGAGATGTTCATGTTCCTGCCACCACTGGAGAGCGTGCACAATAGCAGATTCTGTTGTAGCTGTATCCGTGGCGAATTCTGCCGGGCGAGGTATGATCTCTGCCCCTGCTTGTCGTGATACATCAGCAATATGGTTATCATCCGTAGAGACAAATACACTGGTTACCAGGCTGGCGGATTGGGCATACTGGATAGAATGGGTGATGAGAGGCTGACCAAGAAAGAGTCTAACATTTTTTTGGGGAACACCTTTGGAGCCGCCCCGGGCAGGTATGATGCAATAAATTTCCATGGTGCAATATAGAAGATATGTCGCGTTTGACAGACCACAATTTGGATTTACTGGGTTTTTGAGTTAATGAGTTAATGAGTTGTTGAGTTATTGAGTTATTGAATGGAGTTGTTATTCTGTATTCTGTATTCTGTATTCTGTATTCTGTATTCTGTATTCTGTATTCTGTATTCTGTATTCTGTATTCTGTATTCTGTATTCTGTATTCTGCTTTCTGAATTCTGATTAAGGATTATGTTCGCAGACATGAAACGGCATGTCTATATAGTTTTAGTGCTGGGTTTGCTGGGGATAAGCTTTGGGGCACCTTTGGCTCGATTCGTACCTGGTTTGGCAGCCTTAACAATTGCCTTCTGGCGGATGGCTGGCGCTTCAATGCTGCTTTGGGCTCACGCTTCCCTAAAACCTCAGGGTACTCTCGATCAAAAGCACCTGGGGTCTGTTATAGTTGCTGGTATTTTTCTAGCCCTGCACTTCGTCTTTTTCTATTCAGCAGTAAAGGTGGTACCCATCGCCAATGCAACTTTGTTTGCAACATTGGCACCCATCTTCACCTTGAGCTATGAACGGTTTTTTTTGAAACGTCGATTGTCTGTTGGCGCACTGGTTGGTCTGTGGCTGGCCATCGGAGGTGCTGTGTTGGTCCAGATCTCTGCTTTGAAATTTGGTTCAGAAGAAATACTTGGAAACCTTTTGGCCTTGGCAAGTTCCGTATTTATGGCAGTGGTCTTAATTATCGCAGAACGGATGCGGAATACATATACCACCCTCCAATATACTCGCTGGCTATATCTTTTTGCGGCACTTACTCTAGGAGCGATAGGGCTGATTATGGGGATTGACCTTGGATTTACTTTGCCCGATGCAAAATGGATTTTAGCCTTGGTCATACTGCCAACCCTGATTGGTCACAACAGTATGAGCTATGCAGTCAAGTATCTCAGGCCAACTATCGTTGGATCAATGCCATTTGGAGAACCAATTCTGGCAACGATTTTAGCTTGGTTCTTATTTGGAGAAATGGTTGGATTATCAGTTGTGATCGGGGGTGGGATCACCCTGACGGGTTTAACGATACTTACCTTTAAGCGGGAAAAGCCTAAACCCGAAGTTTTTTGATTTTACCAGTGCTGACAAGTTCTTCAACAAAAGTTTTTTCTGCTTCAATATTGTGCTTGCCAGCTTTCCTTAAGATACCCTGATCCTTGAGCCAATGCTTGAGCGAATTGTCAAAATAGTGTGATGTGGATCCCACGAAAAAATCAAAGCCATGCAGGGTCACATCCCACCCAAGTAGATAAAAGTAGAAAATCGTAAAAAAACCAGTAGTTGGTCGCTTGATGCCACTCAGACCTTCCATTCTTTGCATGATTTCAAGTGGCACCATGAAATACTGATTGGTCCCAAGCCGTCGCTGAATGCGATTATGAATGGCTTCACCCTTGTGTTCCAATACTACAGGCGGGATCATCACCAATGTGTTTTTGGGAAGATCAGCACGCTTCTTTAGTCCCTGGTTGGCACCATTGACCCAGATATCTGTTTGCGAACCAACTTTGGATTCCATTCCTGCGGTGACGTAATTATTGATCCGAATAATTTGATCGAACGCATCGATCTGTTGGCCGAGCTCATGAGCTGCTGCACTGGGACCATTACCGATAATGATGACCTGACTGGATCTATGGCCAACTAAAAAATCAGGCAATTGGTTCAAAGATTGATTCAT
It encodes:
- a CDS encoding DEAD/DEAH box helicase — translated: THPTPIQEQSIPILLQGKDLLGSAQTGTGKTAAFAIPILQLLYQEQKRTNRLRKIRTLVVTPTRELAIQIGESFTVYGKYTGVKNTVIFGGVKQGKQTDALRKGVDVLVATPGRLLDLMGQGFISLKDVEYSVLDEADRMLDMGFIHDIRKIIAKLPARRQSLFFSATMPPDIVALSQKLLGSHPEKVAVTPDQTTAEKVKQAVYFVSKKSKVKLLIHLMKTESPDSVLVFSRTKHGANKIVRLLDKAGVTAEAIHSNKSQTARQRALGNFKKGTTPVLVATDIAARGIDVDELAYVINYDLPNIPETYIHRIGRTGRAGLSGIAVSFCDGEERLFLRDIQKLIGQKIPVIKDHPFKNETETAEVASDSVTLTGRQRQQALKKTSGSDQKRRRSRSRKRF
- a CDS encoding DEAD/DEAH box helicase; translation: MKTFEEAGLLDDVLNAIAELGFQTPTPIQEKTIPHMLSSDRDIIASAQTGTGKTAAFGLPIVQLTKREDKRTQTLILCPTRELCIQITKDMTNYSKYLKGLGIVPVYGGASIDTQLRALRKEAQVVVATPGRAMDLIKRKKLVLKNVERVVLDEADEMLSMGFKEDLEAILAETPEERQVLLFSATMPRAIMNITKKYMFDPIQLAVAKVDTAAANIKHMYYMVHAHDRYELLKRVADINPDIYGIVFCRTRRETKEVASKLMHDGYNADALHGELSQAQRDEVMGQFRNHRLQILVATDVAARGLDVNDLTHIINYNLPDDAEIYIHRSGRTGRAGKSGISIAIIHTREFSRIRVIEKRYKITFAKQTAPTGKDICTKQLYTLIDKIEKVKVDEQQIEPFLPAILKKLEWLSREDLIKHFVSAEFNRFLDYYKNARDINVSNSPKTQKKKSRNERRKTLFARLFINVGSVNGLNPTRLIGLINQALDSGDATVGSIEVMKKFAFFEVDAAVEMKLTKAMNEMTFDGVSLAVEASQAKPPGATKSTEWPPKKKRGYPKRDSRSGDRKKRSSGGRRNRRK
- a CDS encoding glycosyltransferase N-terminal domain-containing protein → MSFFFYLIYNLTLLLALPVVWIVAFFNDKLGGSLAGQKDINRILLSFNNKVKLDPKPVVWLHAASAGEFEQIQPLLSRIRKLNVYIFQTFTSATIYYKVSHDTRFDGVCFLPWDIYPRVYRFVTALSPSLMINTRHDIWPNLQLVLHRNKVRNILINANLYQDSTRLKPVIRQFNRGIFQHIDHVYTGSESLKSLLKVLYKGPIDVVGDSRFDQVNERAKTNDSEMISAKTISDRQVIVYGSVVTSDLDVVTGAISKSLATKDYLHIIVPHEVHERDLIPWEVALYRTMLKSIRRTELDQYAHEPVIIWNRVGQLADLYKYARLAFIGAGFSTGVHSVTEPAIYNIPCAHGPKYDILAEAIDLVEAQLSTVIKTEQQLEAFLNLPDDEVTALSEKIKIFVHVRLGAADKIMNHEFPLKQV
- a CDS encoding HAD hydrolase-like protein, giving the protein MISNELKSKAGKIKLVVTDIDGVWTDAKMYYTGTGEFMKAFSTYDGIATSLLSEAGIPTAIITGEKSPAVAARAKKLKLKDVFLGIDDKLTVFEILLDKYKLTPDQVAYIGDDVNDYTVMQVAGLTASPSSSPAFHLLKPDILLDRVGGDGAFREFADIILASQDQ
- a CDS encoding N-acetylneuraminate synthase family protein, with protein sequence MSTIQLGTKKAGAGQPVYIIAEIGINHQGDVAIAKKLIYEAAAAGTNAVKFQKRSIQRILTREGLEMPYENRNSFGKTYGEHKRALELSESEYRTLKAYADELEVDFIASGWDEESIDFLEDLGVPFFKMASADLTNLPLLTHTARKGKPMVLSTGMANMKMVQTALDAVSQLNPQIAILQCTSTYPSSFEEIDLEVINTFRKAFPDSVIGYSGHELGIAITEAAVALGAKIVERHFTLDRTMKGGDHAASLEPGGFEKMVRDIRHIEAAFGSGTKEVQASELPIFKKLSKSIVSVSAIAAGTLLQRNMLTTKGPGNGISPVRLDQIIGKSVTRDIAADVVLKDEDINW
- a CDS encoding acylneuraminate cytidylyltransferase family protein, whose amino-acid sequence is MEIYCIIPARGGSKGVPQKNVRLFLGQPLITHSIQYAQSASLVTSVFVSTDDNHIADVSRQAGAEIIPRPAEFATDTATTESAIVHALQWWQEHEHLPDIIVLLQATSPLRPTGSLDKALQHFQDQGFDSLLSISPTHRFFWKVDGSKAQAEYDYLNRPRRQDMTEDDIRYVENGSVYIFTRKHFANSKNRLGGQIGYTIFPEKYSLEIDTELDFQLLENSAAKID
- a CDS encoding DMT family transporter, producing MKRHVYIVLVLGLLGISFGAPLARFVPGLAALTIAFWRMAGASMLLWAHASLKPQGTLDQKHLGSVIVAGIFLALHFVFFYSAVKVVPIANATLFATLAPIFTLSYERFFLKRRLSVGALVGLWLAIGGAVLVQISALKFGSEEILGNLLALASSVFMAVVLIIAERMRNTYTTLQYTRWLYLFAALTLGAIGLIMGIDLGFTLPDAKWILALVILPTLIGHNSMSYAVKYLRPTIVGSMPFGEPILATILAWFLFGEMVGLSVVIGGGITLTGLTILTFKREKPKPEVF
- a CDS encoding glycosyltransferase family 29 protein: MNQSLNQLPDFLVGHRSSQVIIIGNGPSAAAHELGQQIDAFDQIIRINNYVTAGMESKVGSQTDIWVNGANQGLKKRADLPKNTLVMIPPVVLEHKGEAIHNRIQRRLGTNQYFMVPLEIMQRMEGLSGIKRPTTGFFTIFYFYLLGWDVTLHGFDFFVGSTSHYFDNSLKHWLKDQGILRKAGKHNIEAEKTFVEELVSTGKIKKLRV